Proteins co-encoded in one Daphnia carinata strain CSIRO-1 chromosome 3, CSIRO_AGI_Dcar_HiC_V3, whole genome shotgun sequence genomic window:
- the LOC130685296 gene encoding LOW QUALITY PROTEIN: H(+)/Cl(-) exchange transporter 4-like (The sequence of the model RefSeq protein was modified relative to this genomic sequence to represent the inferred CDS: deleted 1 base in 1 codon), whose amino-acid sequence MSHSFRLTASEVDSHQIPMMERAPFKTPAATFGSFPAAPGYQSVIEKENREGGQRVASISSSYPGPSHSVAMMTSSISSDEDMLDITTTGTTQEQTSFDNESRSIASPAGLGEITAEDIPGIGQYDDFQTIDWQRDLARDRMHHRYITKHKEESILSAVKAAHDAWSGWVCVLSVGVAVGAVASFIDIGTTWMTDLKYGICPDAFWFDREQCCWSSNQTSFSDNCSQWLTWPQLFGASDDSAGGYILAYLFYVLWAVSFGALAAILVRMFAPYASGGGIPEIKTILSGFIIRGFLGKWTLLIKSIGIMLAVAAGLSLGKEGPMVHIAICLGNIFSYLFPKYGRNEAKKREILSAAAAAGVSVAFGAPIGGVLFSLEEVSYYFPMKTLWRSFFCALIAAFIVRTINPYGNEHSVLFYVEYNKPWIFYELIPFTALGILGGLIGTLFIRANVWWSRYRKGSRLGQYPVLEVLGITLINGILAYPNPYTRMSSTRLIYLLFSQCGVANTDDLCDYNRNITDVSSAVEFSETGPGVYRALWMLALALIFKCVITVFTIGIKVPAGLYIPSLCMGAIMGRIVGIGMEQLAYHNPHSWIFHGECSAGGEDCITPGLYAMVGAAAVLGGITRMTVALVVIMFELTGGVRYIVPLMAAVMASKWVGDAFGKDGIYDAHIVLNGYPFLDNKEEFGHTTLAADVMQPKANKPLTVLTQDTTSLEAVETLLKETDHNGFPVVVSRESQFLVGFVLRRDLSLAVANAKRTLEGLRDDSLVLFTPNIPSPWHGSPPLKLRRILDLAPITVTDHTPMETVIDMFRKLGLRQVLVTHNGRLLGIITKKDVLRHMKQMDSEDPDAANTN is encoded by the exons ATGTCCCATTCATTTCGACTAACAGCCAGTGAGGTTGACTCACATCAAATCCCTATGATGGAGCGAGCACCTTTTAAGACACCTGCTGCCACATTTGGATCATTTCCCGCTGCACCAGGCTATCAATCGGTCATTGAAAAg GAAAACCGGGAAGGCGGGCAGCGGGTGGCCAGTATTAGCTCTTCTTATCCCGGACCATCACATTCTGTCGCCATGATGACATCGTCTATAAGTTCAGATGAAGACATGCTAGACATCACAACAACTGGAACAACCCAG GAACAAACCTCCTTTGATAACGAATCTCGCAGCATCGCCTCACCTGCTGGGCTAGGAGAGATAACAGCCGAAGATATTCCAGGGATCGGGCAGTACGATGATTTTCAGACTATTGATTGGCAACGTGATCTAGCCCGTGATCGGATGCACCATCGCTACATCACGAAACATAAAGAAGAATCGATTTTGTCTGCTGTTAAAGCTGCTCACGATGCTTGGTCCGGTTGGGTTTGCGTTTTGTCGG TCGGTGTAGCCGTCGGTGCCGTGGCATCGTTTATTGACATCGGAACTACCTGGATGACGGATCTGAAGTATGGAATATGTCCTGATGCATTTTGGTTTGACAGAGAGCAATGTTGCTGGTCGTCAAACCAAACATCGTTCAGTGATAATTGTTCTCAG TGGCTAACTTGGCCACAGTTGTTTGGCGCATCTGACGATTCAGCCGGTGGATATATTCTAGCCTATCTGTTTTACGTTCTGTGGGCCGTTTCGTTTGGTGCTCTTGCCGCCATTCTTGTGAGAATGTTTGCACCTTACGCTTCCGGTGGAGGTATTCCAGAG ATCAAGACTATTTTAAGTGGTTTTATTATTCGTGGCTTCCTCGGCAAGTGGACACTTTTAATAAAATCCATAGGCATAATGCTAGCCGTCGCTGCCGGTTTAAGTTTGGGAAAAGAGGGTCCCATGGTTCACATTGCCATCTGTCTTG GCAACATATTTTCTTATCTATTTCCTAAATATGGTCGGAATGAGGCCAAGAAACGTGAGATTTTATCAGCCGCAGCAGCTGCCGGTGTATCTGTGGCATTCGGTGCACCCATCGGAGGTGTCCTCTTCAGTTTGGAAGAA GTCAGCTATTATTTCCCGATGAAAACTCTATGGCGTTCGTTTTTCTGCGCCTTGATTGCCGCATTCATCGTTCGCACTATCAATCCATACGGCAATGAGCATTCGGTTCTCTTTTATGTGGAATACAACAAACCCTGGATCTTCTACGAGCTGATACCCTTCACGGCTCTCGGAATCTTAGGG GGACTGATTGGTACCTTGTTCATTCGAGCGAATGTGTGGTGGTCGCGTTATCGCAAAGGTTCTCGTCTCGGTCAATATCCAGTGCTGGAAGTGCTGGGCATTACTCTCATCAACGGAATCTTGGCGTACCCCAATCCTTACACTCGAATGAGCTCGACGCGTTTGATATATTTGCTGTTTAGTCAATGTGGCGTGGCCAACACCGACGACCTATG TGATTACAACCGAAACATCACGGATGTTAGCTCAGCTGTGGAGTTTTCGGAAACCGGCCCTGGCGTCTACCGGGCACTATGGATGTTGGCCTTGGCCCTCATCTTCAAGTGTGTGATCACCGTTTTCACGATTGGCATCAAAGTACCAGCTGGCTTGTATATCCCATCGCTTTGTATGGGCGCCATTATGGGACGCATCGTTGGCATCGGAATGGAACAA TTGGCATA TCATAATCCCCATAGTTGGATATTTCACGGCGAATGCTCCGCTGGAGGCGAAGATTGCATTACACCCGGTCTCTATGCCATGGTAGGAGCGGCAGCTGTCCTTGGGGGTATCACGCGGATGACAG TTGCGTTGGTGGTTATCATGTTCGAGCTTACGGGTGGTGTACGGTACATTGTGCCGCTCATGGCCGCCGTAATGGCAAGCAAATGGGTAGGAGATGCTTTTGGCAAAGACGGCATTTATG ACGCTCACATTGTACTTAATGGGTATCCCTTTTTGGACAACAAGGAAGAATTCGGTCACACTACGTTAGCCGCGGATGTCATGCAGCCAAA AGCAAACAAGCCACTGACAGTCCTTACTCAAGACACGACAAGTTTGGAGGCAGTCGAAACGTTGCTCAAAGAAACGGACCACAACGGCTTTCCTGTCGTTGTGTCGAGGGAGTCGCAATTCCTTGTCGGATTTGTCCTGCGCCGCGATCTTTCCCTCGCCGTCG CAAATGCCAAACGAACGTTGGAAGGGCTGAGGGACGATTCTCTAGTCTTATTCACCCCTAACATACCATCACCTTGGCACGGGTCACCGCCGTTAAAGTTGCGACGCATCTTAGATCTTGCACCAATTACTGTGACGGATCACACTCCCATGGAAACTGTCATTGACATGTTCCGAAAACTCGGTTTACGACAAGTCCTCGTTACCCATAACGG GCGATTGCTCGGCATCATAACGAAAAAGGACGTTTTACGGCACATGAAGCAAATGGACAGCGAAGACCCAGATGCAGCGAACACAAActaa
- the LOC130685225 gene encoding uncharacterized protein LOC130685225, which translates to MEILASFLNPSQLGQIREVTKSVSLEDVAEVATTGFRSMGTTREDSLVFVLGLLNLGTVLCYAVYSQLFKPDRRGSSALDENHFVMKKIQTILDELVLHVHTTTYYRSSLERTQDLASKRDSNFRPRSSDSSSIRSLFTIFDLPESLIYSEKEPPAVSQFSSRRSSDDYDNYLQREAKKMIQEWLSFLVQSTPIPFLSRTKRHTLMSFPNRYRRNTTAGHRRWSIRKRIGRPSTSAPSTLKPVTRAVAKTSTTAEPHPEWTLNQEAMSQLRRPQMKRLVAAATGAEADGRVLAAAQAAVAVASSSSEPDVPHPAHQDVPVLPVHTLFPHETVRERGAGSSHSKSDRSSSSRSGMRIENGPTEKPEEKSKEEAVPTPEPKPQSEPRHIPSEFRQQMYNRHPAEQLESPYDLEDSESIAEPAEEESLIVRLMHLIQQTTPLAMDVLDVYKSRSVGQQGTQSTEPKCLERLLCQLNQDWKTRGSVPAAMAPFLSIAMGWLLNRSTTPNLSHILMAVRAGWIGKQCVSLYPRCANPGRPQWTVTPLHDDSLNLPSIGQPPVKVRPPLDFFAFTPTPSTTTFESTMRPVSSSLRTVPSPNAKVPNPAEPVGLRTTTTSTTATKKTSPSTDWDRESDQSDTSNPDYGLWGQHSIELGEEEQTTSTLIGTSLQVDRNGMSGAASSSGTDSLKPWGKPSRFSGTDDLELSDIVRGVYSSTTEKDLHLDEEEDEEYDVDEEEEEEEEEEEENVEEPLPSTKKPAVHYPEDSILHDLNKNHFTDKTTVATPVKAKDTYEEFQKKKTHRLEMVPTRGLVHPWLSEPVWVPENAWPPKTADNHPRPEEENEENGDRHRDRVSFGHEDAVKDVRLFDFAMQYLRDRSA; encoded by the exons atggaaatacTTGCCAGCTTTTTGAATCCATCTCAATTGGGGCAGATCAGGGAAGTCACCAAGAGTGTCTCGCTGGAAGATGTGGCTGAAGTGGCCACTACCGGTTTCCGTTCCATGGGCACGACTCGAGAAGATTCACTCGTCTTTGTACTCGGTTTGCTCAATCTAGGCACGGTATTGTGCTACGCCGTTTACTCGCAACTCTTCAAACCCGATCGGCGCGGCTCTTCCGCCCTGGATGAGAACCACTTTGTCATGAAAAAGATCCAGACGATCCTCGACGAGCTTGTCCTCCATGTTCACACGACCACCTACTATCGCAGCTCTTTGGAAAGGACCCAAGACCTGGCCTCAAAACGAGACTCGAACTTCCGACCTCGATCTTCCGACTCATCATCCATCCGTAGTCTTTTCACGATTTTCGACCTGCCGGAATCTTTGATTTACAGTGAAAAAGAGCCTCCGGCTGTCTCGCAATTCTCGTCCAGACGATCGTCGGATGATTACGACAACTACTTGCAACGAGAAGCCAAGAAAATGATTCAAGAGTGGCTGTCATTTTTGGTCCAGTCAACTCCGATCCCTTTCCTCAGCCGGACGAAACGTCACACGCTGATGTCATTCCCGAACAGGTATCGACGCAACACGACGGCTGGACACCGTCGGTGGTCCATCAGGAAACGCATTGGCAGGCCGTCAACATCAGCGCCATCGACGTTGAAACCGGTGACTCGCGCTGTTGCGAAAACGTCAACAACTGCCGAACCGCATCCGGAGTGGACATTGAATCAGGAGGCAATGTCTCAGCTACGCCGACCGCAGATGAAACGGCTGGTTGCGGCCGCAACTGGTGCGGAAGCAGATGGCCGAGTCCTGGCGGCTGCGCAAGCTGCCGTTGCCGTGGCCAGTTCTTCCAGTGAACCGGACGTGCCTCATCCAGCCCACCAAGACGTTCCCGTTCTTCCTGTCCACACACTTTTCCCACACGAGACCGTTAGGGAGAGAGGCGCCGGTAGCAGCCATTCGAAGAGCGATCGGTCCAGTAGCAGCCGCAGTGGTATGCGAATCGAAAACGGACCGACGGAGAAACCGGAAGAAAAATCGAAGGAGGAAGCAGTGCCGACTCCGGAGCCCAAACCGCAATCTGAGCCGAGGCATATTCCTTCCGAATTTCGTCAGCAAATGTATAACAGGCATCCGGCCGAACAATTGGAGTCGCCGTATGATCTCGAAGACTCGGAATCGATCGCTGAACCGGCCGAAGAGGAGAGTCTCATCGTCCGACTGATGCATTTGATCCAGCAAACAACCCCGCTGGCCATGGACGTGTTAGACGTCTACAAGTCGAGGTCCGTTGGTCAACAGGGGACCCAATCAACGGAGCCTAAATGCCTTGAACGGCTCTTGTGTCAGCTCAATCAGGACTGGAAGACCAGAGGTTCCGTTCCAGCAGCCATGGCCCCATTCCTCAG TATCGCTATGGGTTGGTTGCTGAATCGGTCTACTACTCCGAATCTTTCGCACATTTTGATGGCCGTTCGTGCTGGTTGGATAGGCAAGCAATGCGTGAGTCTCTACCCTCGTTGCGCTAATCCCGGACGCCCTCAATGGACCGTGACCCCATTACATGACGACTCGTTGAACTTGCCAAGTATCGGACAGCCGCCCGTCAAAGTCCGCCCACCTCTCGATTTCTTCGCCTTCACGCCCACGCCTTCAACGACCACCTTCGAGAGCACAATGCGACCAGTTTCCTCCTCGTTGCGAACGGTTCCATCTCCCAATGCCAAAGTACCTAACCCGGCCGAACCGGTTGGCTTGCGTACTACGACAACATCAACGACGGCCACCAAGAAAACCTCCCCTTCGACGGATTGGGACCGTGAAAGCGACCAAAGTGACACCAGCAACCCGGACTATGGACTCTGGGGCCAGCACTCGATAGAATTGGGCGAGGAAGAACAGACCACGTCCACCCTGATCGGGACTTCGTTGCAAGTGGATCGAAATGGAATGTCTGGTGCAGCCTCCAGCAGCGGAACGGACAGTTTGAAACCGTGGGGCAAACCCAGCCGGTTCTCGGGCACGGACGATCTCGAGCTCAGCGACATTGTTCGCGGAGTTTACTCGAGTACGACAGAAAAGGATCTTCATTTGGATGAAGAGGAGGATGAGGAGTATGATGTTGatgaggaggaagaagaggaggaagaagaggaagaagagaacgTAGAGGAACCATTGCCGTCAACCAAGAAGCCAGCAGTTCACTACCCGGAAGATAGTATCCTTCACgatttgaacaaaaatcatttcacTGATAAAACTACAGTAGCGACTCCTGTCAAGGCCAAAGACACTTATGAAG agttccaaaagaaaaagacgcaTCGGCTTGAAATGGTCCCAACCAGAGGTCTAGTTCATCCGTGGTTATCGGAGCCTGTTTGGGTACCAGAAAACGCCTGGCCGCCGAAGACGGCCGACAACCATCCCCGACCTGAAGAGGAAAATGAAGAGAATGGTGACCGGCATCGTGATCGGGTATCGTTTGGTCACGAG GATGCCGTAAAAGATGTCCGATTATTTGACTTTGCAATGCAATATCTTCGTGACCGGTCGGCATAA